A DNA window from Microcystis aeruginosa NIES-843 contains the following coding sequences:
- a CDS encoding DUF2281 domain-containing protein, producing the protein MSTSAKSLEELVRQLSPQLKVEVQTFVESLLSKSNQPIKRKLRQDWAGTLKTDYTSIELQHLAVEWRNG; encoded by the coding sequence ATGAGTACATCAGCAAAATCACTAGAAGAACTGGTGAGACAATTATCGCCCCAGTTAAAGGTTGAAGTACAAACGTTTGTAGAGTCACTTTTAAGTAAATCTAACCAACCTATAAAACGTAAACTCCGTCAAGACTGGGCAGGGACGCTTAAAACTGATTACACATCAATTGAGTTACAGCATCTTGCAGTTGAATGGAGAAATGGCTAG
- a CDS encoding PIN domain-containing protein, protein MFLLDTNIWLERLLGQAQAEVVAELLDTLSPSDMCMTDFTLHSIAVICNRLNQREVFIKFVDDVLIDAGVVLVSIPANGT, encoded by the coding sequence GTGTTTCTTCTGGATACGAATATTTGGCTAGAACGCTTATTAGGACAAGCACAGGCGGAGGTTGTTGCGGAGCTACTTGATACGCTCTCACCGTCTGATATGTGTATGACTGATTTTACTTTACATTCTATCGCGGTGATCTGCAATCGGCTGAATCAACGAGAGGTTTTTATCAAATTTGTGGATGACGTTTTGATTGATGCTGGTGTTGTACTGGTCAGTATTCCTGCTAATGGGACTTAA
- a CDS encoding IS701 family transposase, which produces MVLFEGKKVQKSYPTRFLDLFSQPYLGGLLGESERKNLTQMANNAVGVVYNRLHHFLTESPWSDRQVNECRLQVMNQCRQTQIPRGFSLIVDDSGHRKSGNLTAGVGRQYLGEIGKTDNGIVAVTTHLYDGKKSVPLDIEIYQPASSLAEGKEDKEFKKKPEIAIDLIDRSLTRGYRPKIVLIDAGYGNNTNFLKALEERKLKYLGGLAKNRKVIIEKEGGVEETIQLEQLAKSLSEKDWEKITLNLDKEKTVWVAVFRAKISQLEGERNLAIVMNASSMEKATEVDYFITNVVEADTVTASWIVRTYTERNWVEVFYREAKGWLGLREYQVRDKRSLLRHFILVFCAYTFILWHKLTGGLQRQWANRPLNTFVEALEAFRTAMSFRFFEWLTENRDVFAAYKASLGSISPLQ; this is translated from the coding sequence CTGGTACTTTTTGAGGGGAAAAAAGTCCAAAAGTCTTATCCAACAAGGTTTTTAGATTTATTCAGCCAGCCCTATTTAGGAGGATTATTAGGGGAAAGTGAGAGGAAAAACCTCACTCAAATGGCCAATAATGCCGTCGGAGTAGTTTATAACCGATTACATCACTTTTTGACCGAATCTCCTTGGTCAGACCGTCAGGTGAATGAATGTCGGTTGCAAGTGATGAACCAATGCCGCCAGACGCAAATCCCCCGAGGATTTTCCCTGATTGTCGATGACTCAGGACATCGAAAAAGTGGCAATCTGACCGCCGGAGTTGGCAGGCAGTACCTAGGAGAAATTGGCAAGACAGACAACGGAATAGTCGCCGTCACTACTCATCTCTACGACGGCAAAAAAAGTGTCCCCCTAGACATTGAAATTTATCAACCGGCTAGTTCCTTAGCCGAGGGGAAAGAAGACAAAGAATTTAAGAAGAAACCAGAGATAGCGATAGATTTAATTGACCGGAGCTTAACCAGAGGCTATCGACCGAAAATCGTCTTAATAGATGCTGGTTATGGCAACAACACAAATTTTCTCAAAGCCCTGGAAGAAAGAAAGCTAAAATACTTAGGAGGATTGGCAAAAAATCGAAAAGTAATTATTGAAAAAGAAGGGGGTGTGGAAGAAACAATCCAGCTTGAGCAACTAGCAAAAAGCCTATCAGAAAAGGATTGGGAGAAAATCACCCTAAATCTAGATAAAGAGAAAACGGTTTGGGTAGCGGTATTCAGAGCGAAAATATCTCAACTAGAAGGAGAAAGGAACTTGGCGATCGTCATGAATGCAAGTTCAATGGAAAAAGCCACAGAGGTGGACTATTTCATCACCAATGTAGTTGAGGCAGATACAGTAACAGCTTCGTGGATAGTGAGGACTTACACCGAAAGAAATTGGGTGGAAGTATTCTACCGAGAAGCCAAAGGATGGTTAGGGTTAAGGGAATATCAAGTCAGGGATAAACGAAGCTTACTTCGTCATTTTATCCTGGTGTTTTGTGCCTATACATTTATCCTGTGGCATAAGTTAACTGGGGGATTGCAAAGGCAGTGGGCGAATCGACCTTTAAACACTTTTGTGGAAGCCTTGGAAGCTTTTCGGACAGCGATGTCTTTCCGTTTCTTTGAGTGGCTGACCGAGAATCGGGATGTGTTTGCCGCTTACAAAGCCAGTTTAGGGAGCATCTCACCTTTGCAATGA
- a CDS encoding type II toxin-antitoxin system PemK/MazF family toxin, with amino-acid sequence MTSLSINPELPKRGEIWLVNFDPTVGAEIKKLRPAVVISSDSVGKLPIKLIAPITDWKTYFSANLWHVKIEPNSINGLNKASAIDTLQLRGVDLQRFIRKLGSVSEITILEIVASIATVIEFEV; translated from the coding sequence GTGACATCATTGAGTATTAACCCTGAGCTGCCAAAACGTGGAGAAATTTGGTTAGTCAACTTCGATCCTACTGTTGGTGCAGAAATCAAAAAATTGCGTCCTGCCGTCGTCATCAGTTCCGATTCAGTAGGAAAGCTTCCTATCAAGCTTATTGCTCCTATTACAGACTGGAAAACATATTTTTCAGCAAATTTATGGCACGTTAAAATTGAACCTAACAGTATCAATGGATTGAATAAAGCTTCTGCAATTGATACTCTTCAACTAAGAGGGGTGGATTTACAAAGGTTTATTCGTAAATTAGGAAGCGTTTCTGAAATTACAATACTGGAAATTGTAGCCTCCATTGCTACTGTAATCGAATTTGAGGTCTAA
- a CDS encoding type II toxin-antitoxin system VapC family toxin, with protein MTAILDTSFLFALTDQGDRNHQRVLAIAQSVNEPLVLPVVVLPEVCYLIASRLSHQAMRRFVSSMTPDAVQVEPVIPEDLVRVHEILEQYADNQLDFTDAAIIAIAERLTITRVYTLDRRDFSIIRPSHCDYFELFP; from the coding sequence ATGACGGCGATACTTGACACCAGTTTTTTGTTTGCCTTGACCGATCAGGGCGATCGCAATCATCAACGGGTGTTGGCTATTGCTCAAAGCGTGAATGAGCCATTGGTTCTACCTGTCGTTGTCCTGCCTGAGGTCTGCTATCTGATTGCATCAAGATTGAGCCACCAAGCAATGCGCCGTTTTGTATCCAGTATGACACCTGATGCGGTTCAAGTTGAACCTGTAATCCCAGAAGACTTGGTACGAGTGCATGAGATATTGGAACAATATGCTGACAATCAGCTTGACTTTACAGATGCAGCGATCATTGCCATAGCTGAAAGGCTTACTATTACTCGCGTTTACACACTTGATCGCCGAGATTTTTCGATTATTCGTCCAAGTCACTGCGATTACTTTGAGTTATTTCCTTGA
- a CDS encoding Gfo/Idh/MocA family protein, whose product MSTGIAILGVGRWGVHYVRHFSQHPSAQVVAIVDSSPEKLHLCRDQFNLDTNKVILANDWESIRNHPEISAVVVVTPAISHYPLIKDALNLGYHVLAEKPLTLNPQECAELTALAAKKQRILLVDHTYLFHPAVITGQKVLQSGGIGKPLYGYATRTHLGPVRQDVSALWDLAIHDISIFNHWLNSTPVLVQARGTFWLQPNLADLVWLTLIYGDGFQATIHLCWLNPDKQRRLGIVGSEGTLIFNELDSRSPLTRQKGHFERQEAYFIPRGQETESIPIADGEPLKALCEHFLESVATGVNSPVSSGSVGTELVKILQAAELSLARGGEILRLE is encoded by the coding sequence ATGTCCACAGGAATCGCTATTTTAGGGGTAGGACGTTGGGGAGTGCATTACGTCCGTCATTTTTCTCAACATCCCTCAGCACAAGTAGTGGCGATCGTTGACTCCTCCCCTGAAAAACTTCATCTCTGTCGCGATCAATTTAATCTCGATACTAATAAGGTTATTTTAGCCAATGACTGGGAATCTATTCGCAATCACCCCGAAATCTCGGCTGTGGTCGTCGTTACTCCCGCCATCAGTCATTATCCCCTGATTAAAGATGCTCTTAATTTAGGTTATCACGTCCTCGCCGAAAAACCCTTAACCCTCAATCCCCAAGAATGTGCCGAATTAACGGCATTAGCGGCTAAAAAACAGCGTATTTTATTAGTTGATCATACCTATCTTTTTCATCCGGCCGTTATCACTGGACAAAAAGTCCTGCAATCCGGGGGTATCGGTAAACCTCTTTATGGTTATGCCACTCGCACCCACCTGGGGCCAGTTCGTCAGGATGTGTCCGCTTTGTGGGATCTGGCTATTCACGATATCTCGATTTTTAATCATTGGCTAAATAGTACTCCTGTATTAGTACAGGCAAGGGGAACCTTCTGGCTACAACCTAATCTAGCCGATTTAGTCTGGTTAACCCTGATCTATGGCGATGGTTTTCAAGCGACTATTCACCTTTGTTGGTTGAATCCCGATAAACAGCGACGTTTAGGGATAGTTGGCAGCGAAGGGACTTTAATTTTCAATGAATTAGACTCTCGATCGCCTTTAACCCGACAAAAGGGCCATTTTGAACGTCAGGAAGCCTATTTTATTCCCCGGGGACAGGAGACGGAATCTATCCCTATTGCCGATGGTGAACCCCTAAAAGCATTGTGCGAACATTTTTTAGAGTCGGTGGCTACGGGTGTCAATTCTCCTGTATCTTCGGGATCGGTAGGGACGGAATTAGTCAAAATCCTCCAGGCAGCAGAATTATCTCTAGCCAGAGGTGGAGAAATCCTGCGCTTAGAATAG
- a CDS encoding hydantoinase/oxoprolinase family protein: protein MLKFFIDRGGTFTDIVAIIDRPEIIERLARDAARFLIVPLADQQWIVLYKLLSENPEKYSDAVIQGIKDISGSLDNIEVIKMGTTVATNALLERKGERTVLLITKGFKDALRIGYQNRPDIFARQIILPSLLYEQVIEVAERYDRQGQELIAVNPAQVKADLIPVYQAGIRSCAIVFMHGYRYPDHEKQVAAIAEEIGFTHLAISHQVSPLMKLVSRGDTTVVSAYLSPILRRYVDSISQQLPKTSLLFMKSDGGLVTADKFQGKDSILSGPAGGIVGAVQTSLRAGFSKIISFDMGGTSTDVSHFQGEYERQTDNEIAGVRMRAPMLSIHTVAAGGGSILVYDGYRFRVGPESAGANPGPACYRRGGPLTITDANVLLGKIQAAYFPAIFGQEGNLPLDREIVLTKFHELAATMGGNNSPELLAAGFIQIAVENMANAIKKISLQKGYDLSDYTLCTFGGAGGQVACLIADTLGMKSIFLHPYAGVLSAYGMGLADLRVIKEKAIEQPLNADLIGQLLTEMNELEVLAGRELEDYNQVRQQVSLKYQGSDATLAVNFSDQMRQDFEREHQRRYGFKQEQKALIVESIAVELIQTMDSPKEAILTRSRPMGELPPILDRVAVFMANQWRETPIYQRSDLQPFDCLAGPAIIIEKISTIVIEPGWMAKLTEKNHLILSKD, encoded by the coding sequence ATGTTAAAATTTTTTATCGATCGAGGGGGAACTTTTACCGATATAGTGGCGATAATCGATCGACCAGAAATTATTGAACGACTAGCTAGAGATGCCGCTAGATTTCTGATTGTTCCCCTTGCCGATCAACAGTGGATTGTTCTCTATAAACTGCTCTCGGAAAATCCCGAAAAATACTCGGATGCAGTCATTCAAGGGATCAAAGATATTAGTGGTTCCCTAGATAACATCGAAGTGATTAAAATGGGAACAACGGTAGCCACCAATGCGCTGTTAGAAAGAAAAGGAGAGCGCACGGTTTTGTTAATCACCAAAGGTTTTAAAGATGCCTTGAGAATTGGCTATCAAAATCGCCCCGATATTTTTGCACGTCAAATTATTCTTCCTTCTTTATTATACGAACAAGTTATCGAAGTGGCCGAACGGTACGATCGTCAAGGACAAGAATTAATCGCCGTTAATCCCGCCCAAGTTAAAGCCGATTTAATACCAGTTTATCAAGCGGGTATCCGAAGTTGTGCGATTGTTTTTATGCACGGTTATCGTTATCCTGACCACGAAAAACAAGTGGCAGCCATTGCCGAAGAAATCGGCTTTACTCATCTAGCCATTTCCCATCAAGTCAGTCCTTTAATGAAACTGGTATCCCGGGGAGATACCACGGTAGTCTCTGCCTATTTATCGCCAATTTTACGCCGCTATGTTGATAGTATTAGCCAGCAATTACCGAAAACTAGCTTGTTATTTATGAAATCCGATGGCGGTTTAGTCACCGCCGATAAATTTCAGGGTAAAGATAGCATTTTATCTGGTCCTGCGGGGGGAATAGTCGGGGCAGTACAAACCAGTTTAAGGGCGGGATTTAGTAAAATTATCAGTTTTGATATGGGAGGAACTAGCACCGATGTTTCTCATTTTCAAGGGGAATACGAGCGCCAAACAGATAACGAAATTGCTGGCGTAAGAATGCGAGCGCCGATGTTAAGTATTCACACCGTGGCCGCTGGTGGGGGTTCGATTTTAGTCTATGATGGTTATCGTTTTCGGGTCGGACCAGAAAGTGCCGGAGCTAATCCGGGACCTGCCTGTTATCGACGGGGTGGACCATTAACAATTACCGATGCTAATGTTTTGTTAGGAAAAATTCAAGCTGCCTATTTTCCCGCTATTTTTGGACAAGAGGGAAATTTACCCCTAGATAGAGAGATTGTGCTGACAAAGTTTCACGAATTAGCGGCAACAATGGGGGGTAATAATAGTCCTGAACTCCTGGCTGCCGGGTTTATTCAAATTGCCGTGGAAAATATGGCTAATGCGATTAAAAAAATCTCTCTACAAAAGGGTTATGATCTCAGTGATTATACTCTTTGTACCTTTGGCGGTGCCGGGGGTCAAGTGGCCTGTTTAATTGCCGATACTCTGGGAATGAAAAGTATTTTTCTCCATCCCTATGCCGGGGTTTTAAGCGCCTACGGCATGGGTTTGGCCGATTTGAGGGTAATTAAAGAAAAAGCGATCGAACAGCCGTTAAATGCCGATTTAATCGGGCAGTTGCTCACGGAAATGAACGAATTAGAAGTTTTAGCGGGTCGGGAATTAGAGGATTATAATCAGGTGCGGCAGCAAGTTAGTTTAAAATATCAAGGCAGTGATGCCACTTTAGCGGTTAATTTTAGCGATCAAATGCGTCAGGATTTTGAACGGGAACATCAAAGACGTTATGGGTTTAAGCAAGAACAAAAAGCTTTAATTGTTGAGTCGATTGCCGTGGAATTGATCCAGACTATGGACAGTCCCAAAGAAGCAATTTTAACTCGCTCCCGTCCGATGGGAGAATTACCTCCTATCCTCGATCGAGTAGCGGTTTTTATGGCTAATCAATGGCGAGAAACGCCAATTTATCAGCGTTCAGATCTGCAACCTTTTGATTGTCTCGCCGGACCCGCAATTATTATCGAAAAAATTAGCACGATTGTGATTGAACCGGGTTGGATGGCAAAATTAACGGAGAAAAATCATTTAATTCTCTCCAAAGATTAA
- a CDS encoding chorismate lyase, translating to MTAILRPQEKPLLNRPWYSLSPLWQGDETDVKQGLPHSQLAPPWQILILGDGSPTRHLQLLTGEKTEVDVIDMSPIGDDEDGAPMKISLIPGPRLRRQVWLRTASGQRLAYAASWWSVNQVDEYLENRSLPIWESLSRLHTELYRDVQGLYYGHSPELEIAFGEKGAFWGRHYLFWHARQPLTLIYEVFSPYLRKYLGEMRIDQLG from the coding sequence TTGACTGCTATCCTCCGCCCCCAAGAAAAGCCCCTGCTTAATCGTCCTTGGTACTCCCTGTCCCCTCTCTGGCAAGGAGACGAAACCGATGTTAAACAAGGTTTACCCCATAGCCAACTCGCACCCCCGTGGCAGATTTTAATTCTCGGCGATGGTTCTCCCACCCGTCATTTACAACTTTTAACGGGTGAAAAAACGGAAGTGGATGTGATCGATATGTCCCCCATCGGCGACGATGAGGATGGCGCACCGATGAAAATTAGCCTGATTCCGGGGCCGAGATTGCGTCGTCAAGTCTGGTTACGCACAGCTAGTGGTCAAAGGTTAGCCTATGCCGCTTCTTGGTGGTCTGTCAATCAAGTGGACGAATATCTGGAAAATCGTTCCCTACCGATTTGGGAAAGTCTCTCGCGGCTGCACACGGAATTGTATCGCGATGTGCAGGGACTTTATTACGGTCATTCCCCGGAATTAGAAATAGCTTTTGGGGAAAAAGGAGCATTTTGGGGTCGTCATTACCTATTTTGGCACGCTCGCCAACCCCTTACCCTGATTTACGAGGTTTTTTCTCCCTATCTCCGTAAATACCTCGGCGAAATGAGAATTGATCAATTAGGATAA
- a CDS encoding glutathione S-transferase family protein — translation MLLLQFSTSHYCRKARLALGYKGIDYQVENLTPGLHILKLRSLTKGLTTVPVLMAADEIIADSTAILKYLEKVVPFPSFIPAGEKEKNQAWLLEDWLDESIGVATRFVYYNYRAGEGKAIDPSLSSQIIINIVGQQYKITPARVKLAEERLENALKILEYWQNQPYLVADKLSVADIAATALLSPLALIPSYRQKYPWLFARIGEIHQQCREKLPPGLN, via the coding sequence ATGCTTTTACTTCAATTTAGCACATCTCATTACTGTCGCAAAGCTCGTTTAGCCCTAGGTTATAAGGGGATTGATTACCAAGTAGAAAATCTCACCCCCGGACTACATATTCTCAAACTCAGGTCCCTAACCAAAGGGTTAACCACTGTCCCCGTTTTAATGGCAGCAGATGAGATTATTGCCGATTCTACTGCCATTTTAAAATATTTAGAAAAAGTAGTTCCTTTCCCCTCTTTTATTCCCGCTGGGGAAAAGGAGAAAAATCAAGCTTGGTTACTAGAGGATTGGTTAGATGAAAGTATTGGAGTAGCGACTAGATTTGTCTATTATAATTATCGCGCCGGAGAGGGAAAAGCGATCGATCCTTCCCTGAGTAGTCAAATAATTATTAATATCGTGGGACAACAATATAAAATCACCCCGGCAAGGGTAAAACTAGCGGAGGAGCGACTAGAAAATGCCCTCAAGATTCTAGAATATTGGCAAAATCAGCCCTATTTGGTGGCGGATAAATTAAGTGTAGCCGATATTGCCGCCACTGCCCTACTCAGTCCTCTGGCTCTAATTCCCAGTTATCGTCAAAAATATCCCTGGTTGTTTGCTAGAATCGGGGAAATTCATCAACAGTGTCGGGAAAAATTGCCCCCCGGTTTAAATTAA
- the lepB gene encoding signal peptidase I: protein MSKPSLFSAVSRPYATNSQAKDPWLAVNLSMFFPGLGQWYANKNQKATILAIAQVILIIVTIWSIFSHNGHVSWGLGGIVALVIVYISNIFDAHWTVYYSRQNNSLEKIPRKQKNPWFAVFANRIIPGLGQLYADKVILGIIFLTISLITLKIDDFLDNILFLTPLITAIAVYHVYHTFPDQFHPHRHTYRSILALMVAAIFTWGIICNYFPDWLHQRIEFFEIPSESMLPTLAVGDRIFVSQSGNYQAKRGDIIVFITPEKIKQLEPNSGDFFIKRVIAIAGDTIEIRRGKVYLNWQVIEEPYTAELANYEIEFMTVPPKTLFVLGDNRNHSFDSHAWGFLPESYIVGQAYKVYWPLDRVQSLL from the coding sequence ATGAGCAAACCCTCCCTTTTTTCGGCTGTTTCTCGTCCTTATGCGACTAATTCACAAGCAAAAGATCCTTGGTTAGCGGTCAATCTCTCGATGTTTTTCCCCGGTTTGGGACAATGGTATGCTAACAAAAACCAAAAAGCAACCATTTTGGCAATCGCTCAAGTAATATTAATAATTGTGACAATTTGGTCAATTTTTAGCCACAATGGCCATGTAAGCTGGGGATTAGGGGGAATAGTTGCTCTGGTTATCGTTTACATTAGCAATATTTTTGACGCTCACTGGACTGTTTATTATTCCAGACAGAATAACAGCTTAGAGAAAATTCCCCGGAAACAGAAAAACCCATGGTTTGCCGTCTTCGCTAACCGGATTATACCCGGGTTAGGGCAATTGTACGCCGATAAGGTGATCTTAGGGATAATTTTTCTGACTATATCCCTGATTACCCTGAAAATAGATGATTTTTTGGACAATATCCTCTTTCTTACCCCTTTAATTACAGCAATCGCTGTTTATCATGTTTACCACACTTTCCCCGATCAATTTCATCCCCATCGTCACACCTATCGTTCCATTTTGGCGCTGATGGTGGCAGCAATTTTTACTTGGGGAATTATCTGTAATTATTTTCCCGATTGGTTACATCAAAGAATAGAATTTTTCGAGATTCCGAGCGAATCCATGCTGCCTACCCTCGCAGTAGGTGATCGCATTTTCGTCAGTCAATCTGGTAATTATCAAGCGAAAAGAGGCGATATAATTGTTTTTATAACTCCCGAAAAAATTAAGCAACTAGAGCCTAATTCTGGAGATTTTTTTATCAAACGAGTCATCGCTATTGCTGGGGATACCATTGAAATCCGCAGGGGTAAAGTTTATCTCAACTGGCAAGTTATCGAGGAACCCTACACCGCCGAGTTGGCCAATTATGAAATAGAATTTATGACTGTACCCCCAAAAACCCTGTTTGTTTTGGGAGATAATCGTAACCATAGTTTTGATTCCCATGCTTGGGGTTTTTTGCCGGAAAGTTATATCGTTGGTCAAGCCTATAAAGTTTACTGGCCTCTAGATCGTGTCCAGTCTTTGCTATGA
- a CDS encoding DUF1818 family protein has protein sequence MEKILKYGSGWRLGWDPKAAIYKGLIGGDDWAIELTEAEWQDLRRLLSQLTATMAAMATELMDEESIACEAESELLWLEAAGFPDNYSLRFILYQGRGCEGNWSATALPELLAAWDNLLYNF, from the coding sequence ATGGAAAAAATTCTCAAATATGGTTCAGGTTGGCGACTCGGTTGGGATCCTAAGGCAGCCATTTATAAAGGATTAATTGGTGGCGATGATTGGGCGATCGAATTGACCGAGGCCGAGTGGCAAGATTTGCGTCGGTTACTATCACAATTGACCGCAACTATGGCGGCCATGGCCACAGAATTAATGGATGAAGAAAGTATTGCTTGTGAAGCGGAAAGCGAGCTTTTATGGTTAGAAGCGGCAGGATTTCCCGATAATTATTCCCTGCGATTTATTCTCTATCAAGGTCGCGGTTGTGAGGGCAATTGGTCGGCCACTGCCCTGCCAGAGTTGCTCGCCGCTTGGGACAATTTGCTTTACAATTTTTAA
- a CDS encoding YheT family hydrolase gives MLAHPRTKTDNLTYTPPPLLKNGFAMTLYVSLKARETWQNTIAIPEPVYQETIFTGANAVPIYGIVSIPPQAKGTIIGTYGITGDLDNQWFLRILGRKAVARNYAVVLFDWRAHGKTAELSPTLTSDGIYEGLDFLHIAAQAQKMGCPAPFWFTGYSLGGQLALWGIKSAENQEDMGIDPVDIGGGAVICPNLDSNRSLSYLVRDPWGKHLEKAIARELRKLAKRIHQAHPDHIDPEAITRATTIAGFDRELVIKKLGFETVFDYYAASSPLPFQPYLTKPTFILYAADDPLFSPAVIPDLQAAIADNPHVDLLLTNYGGHVGYISSLSCQRQWGDSDRWWAWNRVLDWFDQKTGK, from the coding sequence ATGCTTGCCCATCCGAGGACGAAGACCGATAATCTCACCTACACTCCGCCCCCATTGCTGAAAAACGGTTTTGCCATGACTCTCTATGTGTCCCTAAAAGCGCGAGAAACCTGGCAAAATACGATCGCTATTCCCGAACCAGTCTATCAAGAAACCATTTTCACCGGGGCCAATGCCGTCCCTATCTACGGGATTGTTTCCATTCCCCCGCAAGCGAAAGGAACAATTATCGGCACCTACGGCATCACGGGAGACTTAGATAATCAATGGTTTTTAAGAATTTTAGGCAGAAAAGCCGTAGCAAGAAACTACGCAGTCGTCCTCTTCGATTGGCGGGCCCACGGTAAGACAGCCGAATTATCCCCGACTCTCACCTCCGATGGCATCTATGAAGGGCTAGATTTCCTTCATATTGCCGCCCAAGCCCAAAAAATGGGCTGTCCTGCTCCTTTTTGGTTCACGGGTTACTCTCTGGGGGGACAATTGGCCCTCTGGGGAATTAAATCGGCAGAGAATCAGGAAGATATGGGGATCGATCCCGTCGATATCGGTGGTGGTGCGGTAATTTGTCCTAATTTAGACTCTAATCGTTCTTTATCCTATCTCGTCCGGGATCCCTGGGGGAAACATTTGGAAAAAGCGATCGCCAGGGAATTACGCAAGTTAGCCAAACGCATCCATCAAGCTCATCCCGATCATATCGATCCCGAAGCAATTACTCGCGCCACCACGATTGCCGGATTCGATCGAGAATTAGTGATTAAAAAGCTAGGATTTGAGACAGTTTTTGACTATTATGCCGCTAGTAGTCCCTTGCCCTTTCAACCCTATTTAACTAAACCCACTTTTATCCTCTACGCAGCCGATGATCCCCTCTTTTCCCCCGCAGTTATTCCCGATCTGCAAGCAGCGATCGCCGATAATCCCCACGTGGATCTACTCTTAACCAACTATGGCGGTCATGTGGGTTATATCAGCAGTTTATCCTGTCAGCGTCAGTGGGGCGATAGCGATCGCTGGTGGGCATGGAATCGGGTTTTAGACTGGTTTGACCAAAAAACTGGCAAATAA
- a CDS encoding carbohydrate kinase family protein, with protein MLNNQRSSPVSVICLGEILSDLIADQSDRAIEQVTSWTTYTGGAPANVACGLRKLGINSAFIGCVGKDQPGEQLIALLDALGVDTTGVQYHATLPTRQVYVTRDAGGDRHFAGFGGIKTTDFADTALNADLLPENLFKNADYLVMGTLGLAYPPARAAMMRALELAKIYGVKVLIDINWRPVFWPNLEAAPDRIRDFIFRADLLKCSEEEAAWLFGTDTPGEISSQYPNLGAILVTGGAKGCKYHLGKNSGTVEAFPGEVVDTTGAGDGFVAGFLALAGLGGDQIGENADLARKAVIYACAVGTMVTRGAGAIASQPTREQVEEFLVAFDS; from the coding sequence ATGCTTAACAATCAAAGATCTTCGCCAGTGTCTGTCATTTGTTTAGGGGAAATCCTCTCTGATCTAATTGCCGATCAAAGCGATCGCGCTATAGAGCAAGTGACTTCTTGGACAACCTATACCGGGGGGGCGCCGGCAAACGTGGCCTGTGGATTGCGAAAATTGGGCATAAATTCGGCTTTTATCGGTTGCGTGGGCAAAGATCAACCCGGAGAACAGTTAATCGCCTTGCTAGACGCTCTTGGAGTCGATACCACGGGTGTACAGTATCATGCCACCCTACCCACCCGACAAGTTTATGTCACCCGCGATGCTGGGGGGGACAGACATTTTGCGGGTTTTGGCGGCATTAAAACGACGGATTTTGCCGATACTGCCCTTAACGCTGACCTATTGCCCGAAAATCTGTTTAAAAATGCCGATTATCTAGTGATGGGAACCCTAGGGTTAGCCTATCCCCCGGCGAGAGCGGCGATGATGCGCGCCCTCGAATTAGCTAAAATTTACGGGGTGAAAGTATTGATCGATATCAACTGGCGGCCGGTTTTTTGGCCTAATCTTGAGGCCGCTCCCGATCGGATTCGAGATTTTATCTTCCGGGCCGATTTGCTCAAATGTAGCGAGGAAGAAGCCGCATGGTTATTTGGCACTGATACCCCCGGAGAAATATCATCACAATACCCCAATTTAGGGGCAATTCTGGTTACTGGCGGCGCAAAAGGTTGTAAATATCATTTAGGCAAAAATAGCGGCACTGTCGAGGCTTTTCCCGGGGAGGTGGTGGATACAACTGGGGCAGGAGATGGCTTTGTGGCGGGTTTTTTGGCTCTTGCCGGTCTTGGAGGCGATCAAATTGGGGAAAATGCCGATTTAGCCCGTAAGGCGGTGATTTATGCCTGTGCGGTGGGGACAATGGTGACAAGGGGGGCAGGAGCGATCGCCTCCCAACCGACTCGGGAACAGGTGGAGGAGTTTCTAGTGGCCTTTGACTCCTAG